The following are encoded together in the Streptomyces rapamycinicus NRRL 5491 genome:
- a CDS encoding RNA-guided endonuclease InsQ/TnpB family protein — protein sequence MKRAYRYRFYPTDAQVAELSRTFGCVRKVYNMALAARTEAWARQERVNYNQTSALLTQWKKTEELAYLNEVSSVPLQQALRHLQAAFTNFFGKRAKYPRFKSRKSSRKSAEYTTSAFRFRDGKLTLAKVTEPLDIVWSRPLPESAKPSRVTVSQDPAGRWFVSLLVEDPFVQPLPGNENAVGIGVGLGHLLTLSTGEKIANARHERRDRRRLSLAQRRLAKKARGDGANRAKARRRVAKIHARITDRRCDHLQKLTTRLVRENQTLVSEDLTVRNMVKNRGLARAISDAAWTKFRSTLEHKAQWYGREVIAVDRFFPSSKLCSHCGTLAGKLPLNVRTWTCDCGMVHDRDVNAAKNLLAAGPAVSVWGAGVRPQRESSRMGQSAMKQKPLRREP from the coding sequence GTGAAGCGAGCGTATCGGTACCGCTTCTATCCGACCGATGCGCAGGTGGCCGAGCTGTCGCGCACGTTCGGGTGCGTGCGGAAGGTCTACAACATGGCGCTCGCGGCCCGTACGGAGGCATGGGCGCGACAGGAGCGGGTCAACTACAACCAGACGTCGGCTCTGCTGACACAGTGGAAGAAGACCGAAGAGCTGGCCTACCTCAACGAGGTGTCCTCGGTTCCCCTCCAGCAGGCGCTCCGGCACCTGCAAGCCGCGTTCACGAACTTCTTCGGCAAGCGGGCGAAGTACCCGCGGTTCAAGTCGCGGAAGAGCTCCCGCAAGAGCGCGGAGTACACCACCAGTGCGTTTCGCTTCCGCGACGGGAAGCTGACCCTCGCCAAGGTGACGGAACCGTTGGACATCGTGTGGTCCCGCCCCCTGCCGGAGAGCGCGAAGCCGTCCAGGGTGACGGTGTCGCAGGACCCGGCCGGACGCTGGTTTGTGTCCCTCCTCGTCGAGGACCCGTTCGTCCAGCCACTGCCCGGCAACGAGAACGCGGTCGGTATCGGTGTCGGCCTCGGCCACCTGCTCACCCTGTCCACCGGCGAGAAGATCGCCAACGCCCGGCACGAGCGCCGCGACCGCCGGCGTCTCTCGCTCGCGCAGCGGCGCCTGGCGAAGAAGGCCCGGGGCGACGGCGCGAACCGGGCCAAGGCCCGCCGCAGGGTCGCCAAGATCCACGCCAGGATCACCGACCGCCGGTGCGACCACCTGCAGAAGCTGACCACTCGACTCGTGCGCGAGAACCAAACGCTCGTGAGCGAGGACCTGACCGTCCGCAACATGGTCAAGAACCGGGGTCTGGCCCGCGCCATCAGCGACGCCGCGTGGACGAAGTTCCGGAGCACGCTGGAGCACAAGGCGCAGTGGTACGGGCGGGAAGTGATCGCGGTTGACCGCTTCTTCCCCTCCTCCAAACTGTGCTCCCACTGCGGCACCCTCGCCGGGAAGCTGCCGCTCAACGTCCGCACCTGGACGTGCGACTGCGGAATGGTCCACGACCGTGATGTGAACGCCGCGAAGAACCTTCTGGCCGCCGGGCCGGCGGTGTCTGTCTGGGGAGCTGGTGTGAGACCTCAACGGGAGTCCTCCCGGATGGGGCAGTCGGCGATGAAGCAGAAACCTCTACGGCGCGAGCCGTAG
- a CDS encoding class I SAM-dependent methyltransferase, with the protein MTDTAHHNTGVEGVEGGVGLTALMVAAARAIETHRHDSLAQDIYAEHFVHAAPAAADWPVRMHQVADGDANPLWGRFARYFGLRTRVLDDFLLQSVRTAGARQVVLLGAGLDARAFRLDWPPGCVIFEIDREGVLEFKHKVLGGLPTTPKAARVPIPVDLRADWAAALTDAGFDPAAPSAWLAEGLLFYLPNTAETDLIHTVDRLSAEGSTLAFEVKLDKDLLEYRDSPLYTATKHQIGIDLLNLFSREPRPDSAGDLRGKGWTTVVRTPFGYTRQHGRGPRPEQNDALAGNRWVFAHKPRP; encoded by the coding sequence ATGACCGACACAGCGCATCACAACACCGGTGTGGAAGGCGTGGAAGGGGGTGTCGGCCTGACCGCTCTCATGGTCGCCGCGGCCCGGGCGATCGAGACCCACCGCCACGACAGCCTGGCACAGGACATCTACGCAGAGCACTTCGTGCACGCCGCACCGGCCGCCGCGGACTGGCCGGTGCGCATGCACCAGGTCGCGGACGGGGACGCGAATCCGCTGTGGGGGCGCTTCGCCCGCTACTTCGGTCTGCGAACGAGGGTCCTCGACGACTTCCTCCTCCAGTCGGTGCGCACGGCGGGAGCCCGCCAAGTGGTCCTGCTCGGGGCCGGGTTGGATGCACGGGCGTTCCGGCTCGACTGGCCTCCCGGCTGTGTGATCTTCGAGATCGACAGGGAAGGCGTGCTGGAGTTCAAGCACAAGGTACTCGGCGGACTGCCGACCACCCCGAAAGCAGCCCGCGTACCGATCCCCGTCGACCTGCGCGCCGACTGGGCAGCGGCGCTGACCGACGCGGGCTTCGACCCGGCCGCACCAAGCGCCTGGCTGGCCGAAGGGCTGCTGTTCTACCTGCCCAACACCGCCGAGACGGACCTCATCCACACGGTGGACCGGCTGAGCGCAGAGGGAAGCACGCTGGCGTTCGAGGTCAAACTCGACAAAGACCTGCTCGAATACCGCGACAGCCCCCTGTACACCGCGACGAAACACCAGATCGGCATCGACCTGCTCAATCTCTTCAGCCGGGAGCCGCGACCCGACTCCGCGGGCGATCTCAGGGGCAAGGGCTGGACCACGGTCGTCCGGACCCCCTTCGGCTACACCCGCCAACACGGGCGCGGCCCACGCCCCGAACAGAACGACGCACTAGCGGGCAACCGATGGGTATTCGCCCATAAACCCCGCCCCTGA
- a CDS encoding AI-2E family transporter, with amino-acid sequence MPATLNPTRTRAALRLSARISLELLLILAMAAVVLWALGRMWPVLWPLVLGLLLTTLTWPPARFLRGRGWPPALAASVVTVLFLLAATGIVALIAVPVAAQSGELTDGVTEGIHQVRQWAARPPLNIGDAQIAKASDTAAARLQSSTGSIVTTLVTGVSTVVDGLMTTVLALLLMFFFLKDGPRFLPWLARQLPGRLATDIPVVAARGWDTLGAFVRSQALVGLLDAILIGLGLWSLGVPLVLPLAVLTFISAFVPIVGALFAGAVAVLIALVSNGLTDALIALAIIVVVQQLEGNVFQPMIQSRGLGLHAAVILLAVTLGSSLAGIVGSLLAVPVAALTAVIWNYLREQLSHPPDEPDDDDQRSDGTVTS; translated from the coding sequence ATGCCTGCCACGCTGAATCCGACGAGAACCCGCGCCGCACTCCGCCTGTCAGCGCGGATCTCCCTTGAGCTGCTTCTGATCCTCGCCATGGCGGCGGTGGTCCTGTGGGCCCTGGGCCGGATGTGGCCGGTCCTCTGGCCACTTGTCCTCGGCCTGCTCCTCACGACCCTGACCTGGCCCCCGGCCCGCTTTCTGCGCGGGCGCGGGTGGCCTCCCGCGCTGGCCGCCTCGGTCGTGACCGTGCTGTTCCTCCTGGCCGCCACGGGCATCGTGGCGCTGATCGCCGTACCGGTGGCCGCCCAGTCCGGCGAACTGACCGACGGTGTCACCGAAGGCATCCACCAGGTACGTCAATGGGCCGCCAGACCACCGCTGAACATCGGCGACGCCCAGATCGCAAAGGCCTCCGACACCGCGGCCGCCCGGCTCCAGAGCAGCACCGGCAGCATCGTCACCACGCTCGTCACCGGGGTGAGCACCGTGGTCGACGGCCTGATGACCACCGTCCTGGCGCTGCTGCTGATGTTCTTCTTCCTCAAGGACGGCCCGCGGTTCCTGCCGTGGCTCGCCCGCCAGCTGCCCGGCCGGCTCGCCACCGACATCCCCGTCGTGGCCGCACGTGGCTGGGACACCCTCGGCGCCTTCGTGCGCTCCCAGGCGCTGGTCGGCCTGCTCGACGCCATCCTCATCGGGCTCGGCCTGTGGTCCTTGGGAGTACCACTGGTACTGCCGCTGGCGGTCCTGACCTTCATCTCCGCGTTCGTCCCCATCGTGGGGGCCCTGTTCGCGGGCGCGGTCGCGGTGCTCATCGCGCTGGTGTCCAACGGCCTCACCGACGCGCTGATCGCGCTGGCCATCATCGTCGTGGTGCAGCAGCTGGAGGGCAATGTGTTCCAGCCCATGATCCAAAGCCGCGGCCTCGGTCTCCACGCCGCAGTCATCCTGCTGGCGGTCACGCTGGGCAGCAGCCTCGCCGGAATCGTGGGCAGTCTGCTGGCCGTACCGGTCGCCGCACTGACCGCAGTGATCTGGAACTACCTGCGTGAACAACTCAGCCACCCGCCGGATGAACCAGATGACGACGATCAGCGCTCCGACGGCACGGTCACGTCGTGA
- a CDS encoding DUF6411 family protein, with product MIFGIVGICVVLAVLAFLVPRLSRHPERGTQRTLGAGSRAGGKAPGLLGRILSKPFRSSSKAVGRSGSAGRRARGHMPF from the coding sequence ATGATTTTCGGCATTGTTGGCATCTGTGTCGTTCTGGCCGTGCTGGCCTTCCTGGTCCCACGCCTGTCCCGGCACCCTGAACGCGGCACCCAACGCACCCTGGGCGCCGGATCACGCGCCGGTGGCAAGGCCCCCGGCCTCCTGGGACGGATCCTCAGCAAACCCTTCCGCAGCAGTTCCAAGGCAGTCGGCCGCAGCGGCTCCGCCGGGCGGCGCGCCCGAGGCCACATGCCGTTCTGA
- a CDS encoding DUF4352 domain-containing protein, with product MRRSIAAAAAVVTLTATLVACGGSDGSSDKAGPTGPTKGAGSSSTAQPAGEQSPGATVGSTQAPVGKLGDTLKLVGMEGSLNGTGTIGADFTLEKFENHAKSAIGVLEPAAGNRLVAAKFTIVETGTGTYQDSGYAEANVFDANGQGYQGKAGTPTVGDSLGPNMIIKPGERVTGWIVFEVPKDAKITSVTYLMEKVGPDPERTGKWTLG from the coding sequence ATGCGCCGTTCCATCGCGGCTGCCGCCGCAGTCGTCACGCTCACCGCCACCCTTGTGGCATGCGGGGGTTCGGACGGGAGCAGCGACAAGGCCGGGCCCACGGGGCCCACGAAGGGCGCCGGCTCCAGCAGCACCGCCCAGCCGGCCGGCGAGCAGTCGCCCGGCGCCACCGTCGGCAGCACGCAGGCGCCGGTCGGCAAGCTCGGCGACACCCTGAAGCTGGTGGGGATGGAAGGCAGCCTGAACGGCACGGGTACGATCGGGGCCGACTTCACGCTGGAGAAGTTCGAGAACCACGCCAAGTCGGCGATCGGCGTACTCGAGCCTGCCGCCGGGAACCGCCTCGTGGCCGCCAAGTTCACCATCGTCGAGACCGGCACCGGCACCTACCAAGACTCCGGGTATGCGGAGGCGAACGTCTTCGACGCGAACGGGCAGGGATATCAGGGCAAGGCCGGCACCCCCACCGTCGGTGACTCCCTGGGCCCCAACATGATCATCAAGCCGGGCGAGCGGGTCACCGGCTGGATCGTCTTCGAGGTGCCGAAGGACGCGAAGATCACGTCCGTGACGTACCTGATGGAAAAGGTCGGGCCGGACCCCGAGCGCACGGGCAAGTGGACCCTCGGCTAG
- a CDS encoding transposase, whose amino-acid sequence MRGGRWRDHREVIDATAFEFQTGKRWVRLPEKYGNWRGVYNRLRMWAVDGTWERVFTALMAQADTDEDLLKGFRGIATRYEKTATLRSSGHPRVFPALGKIRLKTDPGAVRLHNGRSLRHRSVQGFQASTH is encoded by the coding sequence ATGCGGGGAGGTCGCTGGAGGGATCACCGGGAGGTGATCGACGCGACCGCCTTCGAGTTCCAGACGGGAAAGCGGTGGGTGCGCCTGCCGGAGAAGTACGGCAACTGGCGGGGCGTCTACAACCGGCTGCGGATGTGGGCCGTGGACGGCACGTGGGAGCGGGTGTTCACCGCTCTGATGGCCCAGGCCGACACCGATGAGGACCTCCTCAAAGGCTTCCGCGGCATCGCCACGAGATACGAGAAGACCGCCACCCTACGAAGCAGCGGTCACCCTCGCGTCTTTCCTGCTCTGGGCAAGATCCGTTTGAAGACGGACCCTGGTGCAGTTCGGTTACACAACGGCCGTTCCCTGCGCCACCGATCTGTACAAGGATTCCAGGCATCGACACACTGA
- a CDS encoding MFS transporter: protein MAGSDTARDLQVEETSSDPSLWTADFRLFFTARTTSLLGDAMLPVAITAAVIRAGYGASGVGYALAALVAPFAALIIFGGVLSDRFGARRLMVVSDTARLCSQAVLALLFLLGTPQLWQILVLLALIGAGSAIFQPGVASITPRIAQDVQKANATLRISESITAVIGPSLAGLLLAVSSPATVVALDALTYGVSGACLLLLRSVPMGPAARDVDSSFRADLVEGWREFRARTWLWSVIVVFMLWQLAGAGPTMTLGNSTLVTDYGTSTFGLVMSSLGAGSVLGGIVAIRFRPRYPLRAGALSMILWTLMPLGVALGLPAPLIAGCYGVSGVGMAFWIVMFHTSVQTNIPQDVLGRVHAYDAAGSLVMKPVGQALAGPLAVVAGTAPLLCVSASMALVACALLLAIPAVRGLKRVES from the coding sequence GTGGCTGGCTCGGACACAGCCCGTGACCTGCAAGTCGAGGAGACCTCGTCTGATCCGTCGCTGTGGACGGCGGACTTCCGGCTCTTCTTCACCGCCCGCACCACCTCTCTGCTGGGCGACGCGATGCTCCCCGTCGCGATCACGGCCGCCGTGATCCGGGCGGGATACGGGGCGAGCGGGGTGGGCTATGCGCTCGCCGCGCTCGTAGCGCCGTTCGCAGCACTGATCATCTTTGGCGGGGTGCTGTCCGACCGCTTCGGCGCCCGACGGCTGATGGTCGTCTCGGACACGGCTCGGCTGTGCTCTCAGGCGGTACTCGCGCTGCTGTTCCTGCTGGGTACGCCGCAGCTGTGGCAGATCCTGGTGCTGCTGGCCCTGATCGGGGCGGGCAGCGCGATCTTCCAGCCGGGAGTCGCCAGCATCACCCCGCGCATAGCCCAGGACGTACAGAAGGCCAACGCCACCCTCCGCATCTCGGAGTCCATCACCGCCGTGATCGGCCCGTCACTGGCCGGCCTGCTGCTGGCGGTCTCCTCACCGGCGACGGTGGTCGCCCTCGACGCCTTGACCTATGGGGTCAGCGGCGCCTGCCTACTCCTGCTCCGCTCGGTCCCGATGGGCCCGGCCGCGCGGGACGTCGACTCGTCGTTCCGCGCCGATCTCGTCGAGGGATGGCGGGAGTTCCGGGCCCGGACCTGGCTGTGGAGCGTCATCGTCGTCTTCATGCTCTGGCAGCTGGCCGGCGCGGGCCCCACCATGACCCTCGGCAACAGCACGCTCGTCACCGACTACGGAACATCGACGTTCGGCTTGGTCATGTCGTCCCTCGGGGCGGGAAGTGTGCTGGGCGGGATCGTCGCGATCAGGTTCCGCCCGCGGTATCCGCTCCGGGCCGGCGCCCTCTCCATGATCCTTTGGACGCTCATGCCGTTGGGGGTCGCTCTCGGCCTCCCCGCACCGCTCATCGCCGGGTGCTACGGCGTGAGCGGTGTGGGCATGGCGTTCTGGATCGTCATGTTCCACACGAGCGTGCAGACGAACATCCCGCAGGACGTTCTCGGCAGGGTGCACGCGTACGACGCGGCCGGCTCGCTGGTGATGAAGCCAGTCGGGCAGGCGCTGGCGGGGCCGCTCGCGGTCGTCGCGGGGACGGCGCCGCTGCTGTGCGTGTCAGCGTCGATGGCGCTCGTCGCCTGCGCCCTGCTGCTGGCCATCCCGGCCGTGCGCGGCCTGAAACGGGTCGAGAGCTAG
- a CDS encoding serine hydrolase domain-containing protein, protein MHVSGTRRRGPLVLSGLAAVLLAASTGLTASAKPQQADPLQRQVDAIHDTGAVGVFAEATSPHTRDSARAGTAERGTGRPMPQNGRFRIGSTTKTFTATVVLQLVGEGRMSLEDTVEQWLPGVVRGNGNDGGRITVRQLLQHTSGIPDVKPDIPALNSADGYRAERFRTYTAEKLVRLAMRHPPNFPPGTDWSYSNTNYILAAMIIHEVTGRSWAQEVNDRIIRPLGLRDTSTPGTFPAILGPHAHGYAAFSTDTSIDVTTLNPSMAVGSGSIISTAHDLNRFYTALLGGRLLAPAQLDEMTTTKPAPELGVRYGLGLGEIPLSCGGSYFGHLGELLGYHAWGGATRDGTRTAVVYVTSDGGQDTQQAMTTLVDRELCRTRS, encoded by the coding sequence ATGCATGTGTCAGGAACGCGTCGGCGAGGCCCACTTGTCCTGTCCGGCCTGGCCGCGGTCCTCCTCGCCGCATCGACCGGACTGACGGCGTCGGCGAAGCCCCAGCAGGCCGATCCGCTCCAACGGCAGGTGGACGCGATCCACGACACCGGAGCCGTCGGCGTGTTCGCCGAGGCGACGTCACCGCACACACGTGACAGCGCACGCGCCGGGACGGCCGAGAGGGGCACCGGGAGGCCGATGCCGCAGAACGGCAGGTTCCGGATCGGCAGCACCACCAAGACCTTCACCGCCACGGTCGTGCTGCAACTCGTCGGTGAGGGGCGAATGTCCCTGGAGGACACCGTCGAGCAGTGGCTGCCGGGAGTGGTCCGGGGCAACGGCAACGACGGCGGCCGGATCACCGTGCGGCAGCTGCTGCAGCACACCAGCGGCATCCCTGACGTCAAGCCGGACATACCCGCGTTGAACAGCGCGGACGGCTATCGAGCCGAGCGGTTCCGCACCTACACCGCCGAGAAGTTGGTGAGGCTGGCGATGCGGCACCCTCCCAACTTCCCGCCGGGCACCGACTGGTCGTACTCCAACACCAACTACATTCTCGCCGCGATGATCATCCACGAGGTCACAGGGCGGAGCTGGGCACAGGAGGTGAACGACCGGATCATCCGCCCGCTGGGCCTGAGGGACACCAGCACGCCCGGGACCTTCCCGGCCATCCTGGGCCCGCACGCCCACGGCTACGCCGCGTTCTCCACCGACACCAGCATCGACGTCACCACGCTCAATCCGAGTATGGCCGTGGGTTCCGGGTCGATCATCAGCACAGCGCACGATCTGAACCGGTTCTACACCGCGCTGCTCGGCGGCCGTCTGCTGGCTCCGGCGCAGCTCGACGAGATGACGACCACCAAGCCCGCGCCCGAGCTGGGCGTGAGGTACGGACTCGGCCTGGGCGAGATTCCGCTCTCCTGTGGCGGCAGCTACTTCGGGCACCTGGGCGAACTGCTCGGCTACCACGCCTGGGGTGGCGCCACCCGAGACGGGACCCGCACCGCCGTGGTGTACGTCACCAGTGACGGCGGCCAGGACACCCAGCAGGCCATGACCACACTCGTCGACCGGGAACTGTGCCGGACCCGCTCCTAG
- a CDS encoding GNAT family N-acetyltransferase: MTSGDSGDTAALDDPVGESLRGRHAGLGRRLGRAATYLPGVATFSAVPADADAADWAGLARLLGRDAFADMFSCQASPPPDWEQVFVLEGRQLIWPGGGRPDQPASANGTDVAELGAADVPQMLDLVARTQPGPFWPRTVELGTYLGIREGGRLVAMAGERLRPPGWTEISAVCTAPEARGRGHAARLISALVGRILARNERPFLHVAEANTGALGLYERLGFASRKHVTFRGFRTP; this comes from the coding sequence ATGACGAGCGGTGACAGCGGTGACACCGCGGCACTCGACGACCCGGTGGGCGAGTCGCTGCGCGGCCGCCACGCGGGCCTTGGGCGCCGACTCGGCCGGGCCGCCACCTACCTGCCGGGAGTCGCGACCTTCTCGGCGGTACCGGCCGACGCGGACGCGGCGGACTGGGCCGGTCTCGCACGGCTCCTCGGACGGGACGCGTTCGCCGACATGTTCAGCTGCCAGGCGTCCCCTCCGCCGGACTGGGAGCAGGTTTTCGTCCTCGAAGGCCGGCAGCTGATCTGGCCCGGCGGCGGCCGCCCCGACCAGCCTGCTTCGGCGAACGGCACCGACGTGGCCGAACTGGGCGCGGCCGATGTGCCCCAGATGCTCGACCTGGTCGCACGGACCCAACCGGGACCGTTCTGGCCGCGCACCGTCGAACTCGGCACCTACCTCGGCATCCGGGAGGGCGGCAGACTGGTGGCCATGGCGGGCGAACGGCTCCGGCCCCCGGGATGGACCGAGATCAGCGCCGTCTGCACGGCCCCCGAGGCACGCGGGCGAGGCCATGCCGCCCGACTGATCAGTGCCCTCGTCGGCCGCATCCTGGCTCGGAACGAACGCCCCTTCCTGCATGTGGCCGAGGCGAACACCGGCGCGCTCGGGCTCTACGAACGGCTCGGCTTCGCGAGCCGGAAGCACGTGACCTTTCGCGGATTCCGCACTCCCTGA
- a CDS encoding FAD-dependent oxidoreductase, which yields MTTDVTIIGAGLGGLTLARVLHVHGIPATVYEAEASPAARTQGGMLDIHEDSGQPALEAAGLVDEFRGLVLEGRQAIRVLDRDGTVLFDKADDGTGGNPEVLRGELRQTLLDSLPANTVRWGHKVSGTRALGEGRHEVTFADGGTVTTGLLVGADGAWSRVRPLLSGATPEYIGMSAVETYLFDADTRHPAGAKAVGGGSLFALAPGKGFLAHREKDGTLHTYVMLARPRDWFADIDFTDSAVATARIAREFTGWAPELTALITDGDTVPVPRPLFALPVEHWWERMPGVTLLGDAAHLSLPNGEGANLAMYDASELGKALAAHPDDVATALTGYEQAMFPRSAAAATEGSYVHELFYGDDAPHGLISMFTGGEQTP from the coding sequence ATGACCACTGACGTCACGATCATCGGTGCCGGACTCGGCGGGCTCACGCTCGCCCGCGTCCTGCACGTCCACGGCATCCCGGCCACCGTGTACGAGGCGGAGGCCTCCCCGGCGGCGCGCACACAGGGCGGGATGCTCGACATCCACGAGGACAGCGGGCAGCCGGCTCTCGAGGCGGCCGGTCTGGTGGACGAGTTCCGCGGCCTCGTCCTGGAGGGTCGCCAGGCGATACGGGTCCTCGACCGGGACGGGACCGTCCTGTTCGACAAGGCCGACGACGGTACGGGTGGCAACCCCGAGGTGCTGCGCGGCGAGTTGCGGCAGACGCTCCTCGACTCGCTCCCGGCGAACACCGTCCGGTGGGGGCACAAGGTCAGTGGGACCCGTGCCCTCGGCGAGGGCCGCCACGAGGTGACGTTCGCCGACGGCGGCACCGTCACCACCGGCCTGCTGGTCGGCGCGGACGGCGCGTGGTCACGGGTCCGGCCGCTGCTGTCCGGCGCCACCCCCGAGTACATCGGCATGTCGGCCGTCGAAACCTACCTGTTCGACGCCGACACCCGCCACCCGGCCGGCGCGAAAGCGGTCGGCGGCGGGTCGCTGTTCGCGCTCGCGCCGGGCAAGGGATTCCTGGCTCACCGGGAGAAGGACGGCACCCTGCACACCTATGTGATGCTCGCCCGGCCACGGGACTGGTTCGCGGACATCGACTTCACCGATTCCGCCGTGGCCACCGCACGGATCGCGCGGGAGTTCACCGGCTGGGCACCGGAGCTCACCGCGCTGATCACCGACGGCGACACCGTCCCGGTGCCGCGCCCCCTCTTCGCCCTGCCCGTCGAGCACTGGTGGGAGCGGATGCCGGGGGTGACGCTGCTCGGCGACGCCGCCCACCTCTCGCTCCCCAACGGCGAGGGCGCCAACCTGGCCATGTACGACGCCTCAGAACTCGGCAAGGCCCTCGCCGCACACCCCGACGACGTCGCGACCGCGCTCACCGGATACGAGCAGGCCATGTTCCCCCGCAGCGCTGCGGCCGCCACCGAAGGCAGCTACGTCCACGAGTTGTTCTACGGCGACGACGCACCTCACGGCCTGATCAGCATGTTCACCGGAGGCGAGCAGACCCCATGA
- a CDS encoding AAA family ATPase, translating to MDHAEVLLIGGRAGVGKTTVGWEVSAVLRAAAVSHAVIDGDFMGQVHPAPEGDPHCSEVAESNLTAVWANYARRGYRRLIYTNTVSVLPESTGMFERAMGTGTRIVRVLLTASDATARERLVRRELGSELERELKASARKARLLDQRATAETVRVATDGRAVVDIAREVVTATGWAKHHSASGP from the coding sequence ATGGATCACGCGGAAGTACTGCTCATCGGAGGGCGGGCCGGAGTCGGCAAGACGACAGTGGGGTGGGAGGTATCGGCCGTACTGCGGGCCGCGGCCGTCTCGCACGCGGTCATCGACGGCGACTTCATGGGGCAGGTCCATCCGGCCCCGGAGGGAGATCCCCACTGCTCGGAAGTCGCCGAAAGCAATCTGACGGCGGTGTGGGCGAACTACGCCCGACGTGGCTACCGCCGGCTGATCTACACCAACACCGTGAGCGTGCTGCCTGAGTCCACGGGAATGTTCGAGCGCGCCATGGGAACGGGGACACGGATCGTACGGGTTCTGCTCACCGCCTCCGATGCCACCGCCCGGGAGCGGCTGGTGCGCCGGGAACTCGGCTCGGAGCTGGAGCGGGAACTGAAGGCCAGTGCTCGCAAGGCACGGCTGCTGGACCAGCGGGCCACCGCGGAGACCGTACGGGTGGCGACGGACGGGCGTGCCGTCGTAGACATCGCGCGCGAGGTGGTGACCGCCACCGGCTGGGCCAAGCACCACTCGGCAAGCGGCCCATGA
- a CDS encoding inositol monophosphatase family protein, translating into MTDSYASSDDAAVAVAGVRAGADVVRGMYGKRLNRIDKGAGDFATAADVEAEKAILGVIRAARPDDAVLGEEGGQQGAADAVRQWLVDPLCGTLNCSVGNMLVAVNVALRDGAAAVADPFSGEVFFTDGETAWVRRDGADDALLTPTSATRLVDVNLDPPFPSAPAFRAVDLLAHPEFVERFRPRVVSTTLALAWVAVGKRAAYVTDGGAFSGNVHFAAGVALCRAAGCVVTGIDGAPIGEAGRGLVVAADEETHGLLMSMLRSGVHESVVAVTSPDS; encoded by the coding sequence ATGACCGACTCATACGCGAGTTCCGACGATGCCGCGGTCGCGGTAGCCGGGGTGCGGGCAGGCGCGGACGTGGTCCGCGGCATGTACGGCAAGCGGCTCAACCGCATCGACAAGGGCGCCGGGGACTTCGCCACCGCCGCCGATGTGGAGGCCGAGAAGGCGATCCTCGGCGTCATCCGTGCCGCTCGACCCGATGACGCGGTGCTCGGCGAGGAAGGCGGGCAGCAGGGCGCTGCCGACGCTGTGCGACAGTGGTTGGTGGATCCCCTGTGCGGCACGCTGAACTGCAGCGTCGGCAACATGCTGGTGGCCGTCAACGTGGCACTGCGCGATGGGGCGGCGGCGGTGGCCGACCCGTTCAGCGGCGAGGTCTTCTTCACTGACGGGGAGACCGCCTGGGTGCGGCGTGACGGGGCCGACGACGCGCTGCTGACGCCCACGTCCGCCACTCGATTGGTGGACGTCAACCTGGATCCGCCGTTCCCGAGTGCGCCCGCATTCCGGGCCGTGGATCTGCTGGCCCATCCTGAGTTCGTCGAACGTTTCCGGCCGCGCGTCGTGTCCACGACGCTGGCGCTGGCCTGGGTCGCCGTCGGCAAGCGCGCCGCGTATGTCACCGATGGCGGCGCCTTCTCCGGGAACGTGCATTTCGCGGCCGGCGTCGCCCTGTGCCGGGCGGCCGGCTGCGTTGTCACCGGGATCGACGGTGCTCCGATCGGCGAGGCAGGTCGTGGGCTTGTGGTCGCCGCCGACGAGGAGACCCACGGGCTGCTGATGTCGATGCTGCGCAGCGGAGTTCATGAGTCGGTGGTCGCCGTGACGAGCCCTGATTCGTAG